The sequence below is a genomic window from Oncorhynchus nerka isolate Pitt River linkage group LG7, Oner_Uvic_2.0, whole genome shotgun sequence.
TTTGTGTAAACAgctagagctgcagtaggcccagTGTGTAAACAACAGCTAGGGCTGCAGTGGGCCCAGTttgtgtaaacaacagctgggGTTGCAGTAGGCCCAGTGTGTAAACAGCAGCTAGGGCTGCAGTAGGCCCAGTGAGTAAACAGCAGCTAGGGCTGCAGTAGGCCCAGTTTGTGTAAACAGCAGCTAGGGTTGCAGTAGGCCCAGTTTGTGTAAACAGCAGCTAGGGTTGCAGTAGGTCCAGTTTGTGTAAACAGCAGCTAGGGTTGCAGTAGGCCCAGTTTGTGTAAACAGCAGCTAGGGCTGCAGTAAGCCCAGTTTGTGTAAACAGCAGCTAGGGTTGCAGTAGGTCCAGTTTGTGTAAAGAGCAGCTAGGGTTGCAGCAGGCCCAGTTTGTGTAAAGAGCAGCTAGGGTTGCAGCAGGCCCAGTTTGTGTAAACAGCAGCTAGGGCTACAGTAGGCCCAGTTTGTGTAAACAGCAACTAGGGCTACAGTAGGCCCAGTTTGTGTAAACAGCAGCTAGGGTTGCAGTTGGTCCATTTTGTGTAAACATCAGCTAGGGTTGCAGTAGGCCCAGTTTGTGTAAACAGCAGCTAGGGCTACAGTAGGTCCAGTTTGTGTAAACAGCAACTAGGGCTGCAGTAGGTCcagtttgtaaacaacagctaggGCTGCAGTAGGCCCAGTGTGTAAACAACAGCTAGGGCTGCAGTAGGCCCAGTTTGTGTAAACAgctagagctgcagtaggcccagTGTGTAAACAACAGCTAGGGCTGCAGTGGGCCCAGTTTGTGTAAACAACAGCTAGGGCTGCAGTAGGCCCAGTGAGTAAACAGCAGCTAGGGCTGCAGTAGGCCCAGTTTGTGTAAACAGCAGCTAGGGCTACAGTAGGCCCAGTTTGTGTAAACAGCAGCTAGGGTTGCAGTAGGCCCAGTTTGTGTAAACAGCAGCTAGGGCTGCAGTAGGCCCAGTTTGTGTAAACAGCAGCTAGGGTTGCAGTTGGTCCAGCTTGTGTAAACAGCAGCTAGGGCTGCAGTAGGCCCAGTTTGTGTAAACAGCAGCTAGGACTGCAGTAGGCAGGCTTATACTGTAAATAGCCTAACGCATGGCTGGCTACTACTGCTGCTTGCTTTTCTTCCAGACACATTTAGATGaagcataataataataattcattatCCACCATATATTGGTTCACTGCAGTAGGCCCAGTTTGTAAACAACACCATATATTGGTTCACTGCAGTAGGCCCAGTTTGTAAACAACACCATATATTGGTTCACTGCAGTAGGCCCAGTTTGTAAACAACACCATATATTGGTTCACTGCAGTAGGCCCAGTTTGTAAACAACACCATATATTGGTTCACTGCAGTAGGCCCAGTTTGTAAACAACACCATATATTGGTTCACTGCAGTAGGCCCAGTTTGTAAACAACACCATATATTGGTTCACTGCAGTAGGCCCAGTTTGTAAACAACACCATATATTGGTTCACTGCAGTAGGCCCAGTTTGTAAACAACACCATATATTGGTTCACTGCAGTAGGCCCAGTTTGTAAACAACACCATATATTGGTTCACTGCAGTAGGCCCAGTTTGTAAACAACACCATATATTGGTTCACTTTAGAGAGCAGTAAAACTTCTCTCCCCACAACATTTGTACAATAAAAACAATCTACATTTGTCATTTACTAATGACCTGTCGCTCAGTAAGCATGCTTGGCCAAggagcaataataataataacaacaacaacaacgacaagCATGGGCAGGTAGACAGACCAAACAACACCAGGTAGACAGACCAAAACAACACCAGGTAGACAGACCAAAACAACACCAGGTAGACAGACCAAAACAACACCAGGTAGACAGACCAAACAACACCAGGTAGACAGACCAAACAACACCAGGTAGACAGACCAAACAACACCAGGTAGACAGACCAAAACAACACCAGGTAGACAGACCAAAACAACACCAGGTAGACAGACCAAAACAACACCAGGTAGACAGACCAAAACAACACCAGGTAGACAGACCAAAACAACACCAGGTAGACAGACCAAAACAACACCAGGTAGACAGACCAAAACAACACCAGGTAGACAGACCAAAACAACACCAGGTAGACAGACCAAAACAACACCAGGTAGACAGACCAAAACAACACCAGGTAGACAGACCAAAACAACACCAGGTAGACAGACCAAAACAACACCAGGTAGACAGACCAAAACAACACCAGGTAGACAGACCAAAACAACACCAGGTAGACAGACCAAAACAACACCAGGTAGACAGACCAAAACAACACCAGGTAGACAGACCAAAACAACACCAGGTAGACAGACCAAAACAACACCAGGTAGACAGACCAAACAACACCAGGTAGACAGACCAAAACAACACCAGGTAGACAGACCAAACAACACCAGGTAGACAGACCAAACAACACCAGGTAGACAGACCAAAACAACACCAGGTAGACAGACTAAACACCAGGTAGACAGACCAAAACAACACCAGGTAGACAGACCAAAACAACACCAGGTAGACAGACCAAAACAACACCAggtagacagactaaacaaccatACGGCCTTGGACAAGACAGGAAATAACTAGATGAAACAACGACTATCTGTGAATTCTGATTCATACATGACTTTTGGAGAAAGGGAGACTCGTGCCCTGAGACGAGGGACTGAAACAGCAGTGCCTGTGTGTCTGAGAGCAGCCGGAGCAGTGGCTTGTTCTAATCCAATCGTTGCGCCGGTTTCAACCAATACCCCGCCCATCTCTTTGCAGACAGAAGAAGTAGCCAATCGTTATTTAGAGAACACAGAGCTTCACGCTGTTTGAGTGAAGGAGAGATGTGTGCTGGCAGCTGGAAATGTTTCAGATCACAGATAATATAAAAGAACATACTTGACATATTTCTCCATATCCATTACTCATTGTGTCACAGTATTCTGCACAGCCCCAGTGGGTAGCTTTGGGAACGCCTAGGCCCTGTTCTCGTTGGAACGCTAGGCCCTGTTCTCGTTGGAACGCTAGGCCCTGTTCTCCTTGGAACGCTCGGCCCTGTTCTCCTTGTAACGCTAGGCCCTGTTCTCCTTGTAACGCTAGGCCCTGTTCTCGTTGGAACGCTAGGCCCTGTTCTCCTTGGAACGCTAGGCCCTGTTCTCCTTGGAACGCTAGGCCCTGTTCTCCTTGGAACGCTAGGCCCTGTTCTCCTTGGAACGCTAGGCCCTGTTCTCCTTGGAACGCTAGGCCCTGTTCTCCTTGGAACGCTAGGCCCTGTTCTCCTTGGAACGCTAGGCCCTGTTCTCCTTGGAACGCTAGGCCCTGTTCTCCTTGGAACGCTAGGCCCTGTTCTCCTTGGAACGCTAGGCCCTGTTCTCCTTGGAACGCTAGGCCCTGTTCTCCTTGGAACGCTAGGCCCTGTTCTCCTTGTAACGCTGCTAGCCCTGTTCTCCTTGGAACGCTCGGCCCTGTTCTCCTTGGAACGCTCGGCCCTGTTCTCCTTGGAACGCTAGGCCCTGTTCTCCTTGGAACGCTAGGCCCTGTTCTCCTTGGAACGCTAGGCCCTGTTCTCCTTGGAACGCTAGGCCCTGTTCTCCTTGGAACGCTAGGCCCTGTTCTCCTTGGAACGCTAGGCCCTGTTCTCCTTGGAACGCTAGGCCCTGTTCTCCTTGTAACGCTAGGCCCTGTTCTCCTTGGAACGCTCGGCCCTGTTCTCCTTGGAACGCTCGGCCCTGTTCTCCTTGGAACGCTAGGCCCTGTTCTCCTTGGAACGCTAGGCCCTGTTCTCCTTGGAACGCTAGGCCCTGTTCTCCTTGGAACGCTAGGCCCTGTTCTCCTTGGAACGCTAGGCCCTGTTCTCCTTGGAACGCTAGGCCCTGTTCTCCTTGGAACGCTCGGCCTTGTTCTCCTAAGTGCGCTGGCTTGTGTTCCAGCCCTGTTCGAACACACCTGATACTGCAAATCAGCTTCTCGTCAGGACCTAGGCTACTTTAGCTGAATCTTTAAAGTATGTTGGAGCTAAAACAAAGGCCTGCACATCCACCaggctctccaggaacaaggtcAACCACCCTTACAGATGCTGTCTGTTccaaatgacaccttattccctTTATAATGCAATGTAGCACGGCTGAAAGATATgggggaaaaaaataataatctattGACAATTttagacttaaaaaaaaaatatatatatatatattgcagttTGACTTATTTAAAATGAAAACAATTGGGTGAACTGTTAAAATCATATAAATATAATGATTTATATTAGGAAGTAAAGTGGAAAGCAGCATCATTCTTGTTTGTAACAATGTGTTGACTGTATTTGACCTAACAGAACATCATCCACAATAATACTGGATTAAACAGAGGACGAGGAGCCCTGACCTAACAGAGGGGCCCGGACCTAACAGAGGAGCCCTGACCTAACCTAACAGAGGAGCCCTGACCTAACAGAGGAGCCCTGACCTAACAGAGGAGCCCTGACCTAACAGAGGGGCCCGGACCTAACAGAGGAGCCCTGACCTAACAGAGGAGCCCAGACCTAACAGAGGAGCCCTGACCTAACAGAGGAGCCCTGACCTAACAGAGGAGCCCAGACCTAACAGAGGAGCCCTGACCTAACAGAGGGGCCCTGACCTAACAGAGGGGCCCTGACCTAACAGAGGGGCCCTGACCTAACAGAGGGGCCCTGACCTAACAGAGGGGCCCTGACCTAACGGAGGAGCCCTGCCCTGACCTAACGGAGGAGCCCTGCCCTGACCTAACGGAGGAGCCCTGACCTAACAGAGGAGCCCTGACCTAACAGAGGAGCCCAGACCTAACAGAGGAGCCCTGACCTAACAGAGGAGCCCTGACCTAACAGAGGAGCCCTGACCTAACAGAGGAGCCCAGACCTAACAGAGGAGCCCTGACCTAACAGAGGAGCCCTGACCTAACAGAGGAGCCCTGACCTAACAGAGGAGCCCTGACCTAACAGAGGAGCCCTGACCTAACAGAGGAGCCCTGACCTAACAGAGGGGCCCGGACCTAACAGAGGGGCCCTGACCTAACAGAGGAGCTACTTGAGTGACAGGGGGTGTGTGTGGGAAGCAgctgttagagggagagaggacaaagagtcaactagaaaaaaaaaaacattgcaatATGGATATTGCACATGTCAATATTTAAATTACGAATGCAATTAATTGTGCAGCCCtgctatttagggaatagggtgccatttgggaagcacatTCCCGTTTCTCACCAGACAATGGAGAAAGGACCAAAGACACCATCAGCAACTGTACTTGTAAGATTTTAACCATACTCACTGAGAACACTGCATTCTGGAGTCCAAAGGGAATGGGCGTGAGTCTCGCCAAGGCCACCACTTTGAGTCCACTCCCCCCCTCCACCACCCTTATTACAGCACTGAGCTGTTCAGAGTTCCCCACCTTGTTGACCACCCAGTCCGTCAACAGTCTCTTACACACCAGGTGAGCCACAAAGGTACCTATGAGCACGCCCACCATCACCAGTCCCATACCCAGCACGAAGCCATAGAGGTATCCCGCAGCCACGTTCAGTACGATGTACCCCCAGCCGAATGGGAAGGACACAGTGATCAGACCAACTATGAACAGCATGGCTCCAACCAGGCTGTCCAAGCTCTCCACCCAGAGAAGAAGGTCCTTGAGGTACTGTCGGACTAGAGCCACGGAGGAGAAGCACACAGCTGTCAGAATGCATGCCAGGAGGGCACTCTTGAAGCAACACGTGGTAATACAACACGGGTGTCTGAACTCCCCGTTGGTGGCGCCACCGGTGAATGACACGCCAGTGTCAACGATGCTCTCCGGGTCTCCACCCGACTTGCCGACGGCGCCTCCTCTCTCGTCAAAGGCGTTGCATATCAAGAGGTCCATTTTATCGCACTCGTCCGGGGAGGATCTCTGGAGCCAACGGTTCAGCTGGATCTGTCCTTTGACCGCAGCGTGTTTAAGGACCTTTAGGACGACCTGCAGGGATGGTGGCGACCCTGCGCCCCACATGGTGGCCCGACAGCGGAGTCTCAGGAAGATGGACAGTCACGCTGACTGGTTGTGCCCAGATGTAAGATGGAGCGTTTGTGTGAACTTGAATATTTACCGTTTATCTTGTAGAAACGACGACGCTTGATCATAAACAGTGACAACTGAGAAAGGTAAATTGGGGTGACGTGCTGACAGTGAGGAAGGTTATCGATGGTTTCTGTGTTGGGGACACATGTCTTATTCTTCAGCATAGAGGGTAACTGTTTCCATAGGCTTCAAAATGAAATTCTTCCCGTCTGGGTTGCCGTCATAAGAATGACCGTTCAGTCGGACAGTTCTTGATCTTGGATTCACCAAATTGGGAGACATGCCAGTCCAATGATTTATAAAAAACGTTTCCACATCGCCTCGAATCGGAGGCGAACGTAAATGAAACAATCAGTGCGTTGAAAAGCATCGGTCGCCGTTATTCTGGAGAACGGAGGCAAAACGACGACAACAAACCAGAAAGTCACGGTATTGCTAAAAAAAAAACGGCTGATCAAGTCAACTATTCGTATCGATACGAAAACGGTCCAAAGATAAATCCGTGCAAGAATCCCAACTTTTGCGAGTCGTCTGTCCTATTTGATCGGAAAAGCAGCGAGTTGCTACTCCACCGAGTCGGTCAGCTGCCGTCTGTGTAAAGTCCTAGAAACCCGTCCCAACCGGCAGAGTCACCGGACATGGACCTTGTCTTCCTGGTGCACAGTGATAACCGTGTTGTCTAAGTCCGTCTGATAGCCAGCTGCGTCTTATTACTTGTTCAGCCCACAACAGTAAATGGTGTTGACGTTGAACGCTATTCATCCACCAGCCACAGCTCTGGTTGTTTCCCATAATGCCAAGTACCAGATCATGTGACTTACTACCGTTCTGGCCTATGAACCACAGCGGAATAAACCCACCTGACTCTCGCTCTCTGTACACACTAAACaaaccagactctctctctctctctctcgctctctgtacacactaaacccaccagactctctctgtacacactaaacccaccagaatctctctctctgtacacactaaacccaccagactctctctgtacacactaaacccaccagactctctctgtacacactaaaccaaccagactctctctgtacacactaaacccaccagactctctctgtacacactaaacccaccagactctctctgtacacactaaacccaccagactctctctctctgtacacactaaatccaccagaatctctctctctgtacacactaaacccaccagaatctctctctctgtacacactaaacccaccagactctctctgtacacactaaacccaccagactctctctctctctgtacacactaaacccaccagactctctctgtacacactaaacccaccagactctctctctctgtacacactaaacccaccagactctctctgtacacactaaacccaccagactctctctgtacacactaaacccaccagactctctctgtacacactaaacccaccagactctctctctgtacacactaaacccacc
It includes:
- the LOC115132666 gene encoding transmembrane protein 64-like yields the protein MWGAGSPPSLQVVLKVLKHAAVKGQIQLNRWLQRSSPDECDKMDLLICNAFDERGGAVGKSGGDPESIVDTGVSFTGGATNGEFRHPCCITTCCFKSALLACILTAVCFSSVALVRQYLKDLLLWVESLDSLVGAMLFIVGLITVSFPFGWGYIVLNVAAGYLYGFVLGMGLVMVGVLIGTFVAHLVCKRLLTDWVVNKVGNSEQLSAVIRVVEGGSGLKVVALARLTPIPFGLQNAVFSITDVSLPNYLVASSVGLLPTQLLNSYLGTTLRTMEDVIAEQSISGYLVFSLQIIISIGLMFYVVHRAQVELNAAIAACQMELKTSHMNGTSTNHSGFTYCSKRASAGGGIINVV